In one window of Vulpes vulpes isolate BD-2025 chromosome 1, VulVul3, whole genome shotgun sequence DNA:
- the TNK2 gene encoding activated CDC42 kinase 1 isoform X19 — MPAARRFPGLELSFPLLARLRRRLYTRLGSSSMQPEEGTGWLLELLSEVQLQQYFLRLRDDLNVTRLSHFEYVKNEDLEKIGMGRPGQRRLWEAVKRRKAMCKRKSWMSKVFSGKRLEAEFPPHHSQSTFRKTSPTPGGPAGEGPLQSLTCLIGEKDLHLFEKLGDGSFGVVRRGEWDAPSGKTMSVAVKCLKPDVLSQPEAMDDFIREVNAMHSLDHRNLIRLYGVVLTPPMKMVTELAPLGSLLDRLRKHQGHFLLGTLSRYAVQVAEGMGYLESKRFIHRDLAARNLLLATRDLVKIGDFGLMRALPQNDDHYVMQEHRKVPFAWCAPESLKTRTFSHASDTWMFGVTLWEMFTYGQEPWIGLNGSQILHKIDKEGERLPRPEDCPQDVYNVMVQCWAHKPEDRPTFVALRDFLLEAQPTDMRALQDFEEPDKLHIQMNDVITVIEGRAENYWWRGQNTRTLCVGPFPRNVVTSVAGLSAQDISQPLQNSFIHTGHGDSDPRHCWGFPDKIDELYLGNPMDPPDLLSVELSTPRPTQHLGRLKKPTYDPVSEDQDPLSSDFKRLGLRKPALTRGLWLAKPSARVPGTKAGRGGGGEVTLIDFGEEPIVPTPRPCAPSLAQLAMDACSLLDKTPPQSPTRALPRPLHPTPVVDWDARPLPPPPAYDDVAQDEDDFEVCSINSTLVGAGVRTGPSQGETNYAFVPEQAQLLPPLEDNLFLPPQGGSKPPNSAQTAEIFQALQQECMRQLRVPAGSLSPPPGPAPAGEDKPQVPPRVPIPPRPTRPRGELSPAPSGEEEIGRWPGPASPPRVPPREPLSPQGSRTPSPLVPPGGSPLPPRLSSSPGKTMPTTQSFASDPKYATPQVIQAPGPRAGPCILPIVRDGKKVSSTHYYLLPERPPYLERYQRFLREAQSPEEPAPLPVPLLLPPPSTPAPAAPTATVRPMPQAAPDPKANFSTNNSNPGPRPPALRAAARLPQRGCPGDGPEAGRPADKVQMVEQLFGLGLRPRSECHKVLEMCDWNLEQAGCHLLGSCGPAHHK, encoded by the exons ATGCCCGCAGCTCGGCGGTTCCCTGGCCTAgagctctccttccctctcctggcCAGACTGCGGCGCCGCCTGTACACA aggctgggcagcagcagcaTGCAGCCGGAGGAGGGCACAGGctggctgctggagctgctgTCCGAGGTGCAGCTGCAACAGTACTTCCTGCGGCTCCGCGATGACCTCAATGTTACCCGCCTGTCCCACTTTGAGTATGTCAAGAATGAGGACCTGGAGAAGATTGGCATGGGCCGGCCTG GTCAGCGGCGGTTGTGGGAGGCTGTGAAGAGGAGAAAGGCCATGTGCAAACGCAAGTCTTGGATGAGCAAG GTGTTCAGTGGAAAGCGATTGGAGGCTGAGTTCCCCCCTCATCACTCTCAGAGCACCTTCCGGAAGACCTCACCCACCCCGGGGGGCCCAGCAGGGGAGGGACCCCTACAGAGCCTCACCTGCCTCATTGGGGAAAAGGACCTGCATCTATTCGAGAAGCTAGGAGATGGCTCCTTTGGCGTGGTGCGCAGGGGCGAGTGGGACGCCCCCTCGGGGAAGACG ATGAGTGTGGCTGTGAAGTGCCTGAAGCCTGAcgtgctgagccagccagaggccaTGGACGACTTCATCCGGGAGGTCAACGCCATGCACTCGCTTGACCATCGCAACCTCATTCGCCTCTATGGGGTGGTGCTCACGCCACCCATGAAGATG GTGACGGAGCTGGCGCCGCTAGGATCGTTGTTGGACCGGCTGCGCAAGCACCAGGGCCACTTCCTCCTGGGCACTCTGAGCCGCTACGCTGTGCAGGTGGCGGAGGGCATGGGCTACCTGGAGTCCAAGCGCTTTATTCACCGTGACCTGGCTGCCCGAAATCTGCTGTTGGCCACCCGTGACCTGGTCAAGATCGGGGACTTCGGGTTGATGCGTGCGCTACCCCAGAATGACGACCACTATGTCATGCAAGAGCATCGCAAGGTGCCCTTTGCCTG GTGTGCCCCTGAGAGCCTGAAGACGCGCACCTTCTCCCACGCCAGTGACACCTGGATGTTTGGAGTGACGTTGTGGGAGATGTTCACCTACGGCCAGGAGCCCTGGATCGGCCTCAATGGCAGTCAG ATTCTGCATAAGATTGACAAGGAGGGGGAGCGGCTGCCGCGGCCAGAGGACTGCCCCCAGGATGTCTACAACGTCATGGTCCAGTGCTGGGCCCACAAGCCAGAGGACAGACCCACGTTCGTGGCCCTGCGGGACTTCCTGCTGGAG gcccagcccaccGACATGCGTGCCCTTCAGGACTTTGAGGAACCTGACAAGCTGCACATCCAGATGAACGACGTCATCACCGTCATCGAGGGAAG GGCGGAGAACTACTGGTGGCGCGGCCAGAACACACGGACGCTGTGTGTGGGGCCCTTCCCTCGCAACGTGGTGACCTCCGTGGCTGGCCTGTCGGCCCAGGACATCAGTCAGCCGCTGCAGAACAGCTTCATCCACACAGGACATGGCGACAGCGACCCCCGCCACTGCTGGGGCTTCCCCGACAAGATTGACGA ACTGTACCTGGGAAACCCCATGGACCCTCCTGACCTGCTGAGCGTGGAACTGAGCACCCCCCGGCCCACCCAGCATCTAGGAAGGCTGAAAA AGCCAACCTACGATCCTGTGAGTGAGGACCAGGACCCCCTGTCCAGCGACTTCAAGAGGCTGGGCCTCCGGAAACCAGCCCTGACCCGTGGGCTGTGGCTTGCAAAGCCCTCCGCTCGGGTGCCCGGCACCAAGGCGGGTCGTGGCGGTGGGGGCGAGGTCACACTCATTGACTTTGGCGAGGAGCCCATCGTCCCCACCCCCCGGCCCTGCGCGCCCTCACTGGCACAGCTGGCCATGGACGCCTGTTCCTTACTGGACAAGACCCCGCCGCAGAGCCCCACGCgggccctgccccggcccctgcaCCCCACGCCCGTGGTGGACTGGGACGCGCGCCcgctgcccccgcctcctgcctaCGACGATGTGGCCCAGGATGAGGATGACTTCGAGGTCTGCTCCATCAACAGCACCCTGGTGGGTGCAGGGGTCCGCACTGGGCCCAGCCAGGGCGAAACCAATTACGCCTTTGTGCCTGAGCAGGCACAGCTGCTCCCTCCCCTGGAGGACAATCTGTTCCTCCCACCCCAGGGGGGGAGCAAGCCGCCCAACTCGGCCCAGACCGCAGAGATCTTCCAGGCGCTGCAGCAGGAGTGCATGCGGCAGCTGCGGGTCCCGGCTGGCTCCCTGAGCCCTCCTCCTGGCCCGGCCCCAGCGGGTGAGGACAAGCCCCAGGTGCCGCCCCGTGTGCCCATCCCCCCGAGGCCCACCCGCCCACGGGGCGAGCTGTCTCCAGCCCCCTCAGGTGAGGAGGAGATAGGGCGGTGGCCTGgacccgcctcccctccccgggtgcctccccgggagcccctgtCCCCTCAAGGCTCACGGACCCCTAGCCCCCTGGTTCCACCCGGCGGCTCCCCGCTGCCACCTCGGCTCTCCAGCTCACCTGGGAAGACCATGCCCACCACCCAGAGCTTCGCCTCCGACCCCAAGTACGCCACACCCCAAGTGATCCAGGCACCCGGCCCGCGGGCTGGTCCCTGCATCTTGCCCATTGTCCGCGACGGCAAGAAGGTCAGCAGCACCCACTACTACCTGCTGCCCGAGCGCCCACCCTACCTGGAACGCTATCAGCGCTTCCTGCGTGAGGCTCAGAGCCCTGAAGAGCCGGCCCCCCTGCCCGtgcccctgctgctgcccccGCCCAGCACCCCAGCTCCTGCTGCCCCCACTGCCACCGTTCGACCGATGCCCCAGGCCGCCCCCGACCCCAAGGCCAACTTCTCCACCAACAACAGTAATCCGGGGCCCCGGCCACCAGCCCTGCGGGCCGCTGCTCGGCTGCCAcagaggggctgccctggggacgGGCCGGAGGCTGGACGGCCGGCAGACAAGGTCCAGATG GTGGAGCAGCTCTTTGGGTTGGGTCTGCGGCCGCGAAGCGAGTGCCACAAAGTGCTGGAGATGTGCGACTGGAACTTGGAGCAGGCTGGCTGCCACCTGCTGGGCTCCTGCGGCCCTGCCCACCACAAGTGA
- the TNK2 gene encoding activated CDC42 kinase 1 isoform X8: MQPEEGTGWLLELLSEVQLQQYFLRLRDDLNVTRLSHFEYVKNEDLEKIGMGRPGQRRLWEAVKRRKAMCKRKSWMSKVFSGKRLEAEFPPHHSQSTFRKTSPTPGGPAGEGPLQSLTCLIGEKDLHLFEKLGDGSFGVVRRGEWDAPSGKTMSVAVKCLKPDVLSQPEAMDDFIREVNAMHSLDHRNLIRLYGVVLTPPMKMVTELAPLGSLLDRLRKHQGHFLLGTLSRYAVQVAEGMGYLESKRFIHRDLAARNLLLATRDLVKIGDFGLMRALPQNDDHYVMQEHRKVPFAWCAPESLKTRTFSHASDTWMFGVTLWEMFTYGQEPWIGLNGSQILHKIDKEGERLPRPEDCPQDVYNVMVQCWAHKPEDRPTFVALRDFLLEAQPTDMRALQDFEEPDKLHIQMNDVITVIEGRAENYWWRGQNTRTLCVGPFPRNVVTSVAGLSAQDISQPLQNSFIHTGHGDSDPRHCWGFPDKIDELYLGNPMDPPDLLSVELSTPRPTQHLGRLKKPTYDPVSEDQDPLSSDFKRLGLRKPALTRGLWLAKPSARVPGTKAGRGGGGEVTLIDFGEEPIVPTPRPCAPSLAQLAMDACSLLDKTPPQSPTRALPRPLHPTPVVDWDARPLPPPPAYDDVAQDEDDFEVCSINSTLVGAGVRTGPSQGETNYAFVPEQAQLLPPLEDNLFLPPQGGSKPPNSAQTAEIFQALQQECMRQLRVPAGSLSPPPGPAPAGEDKPQVPPRVPIPPRPTRPRGELSPAPSGEEEIGRWPGPASPPRVPPREPLSPQGSRTPSPLVPPGGSPLPPRLSSSPGKTMPTTQSFASDPKYATPQVIQAPGPRAGPCILPIVRDGKKVSSTHYYLLPERPPYLERYQRFLREAQSPEEPAPLPVPLLLPPPSTPAPAAPTATVRPMPQAAPDPKANFSTNNSNPGPRPPALRAAARLPQRGCPGDGPEAGRPADKVQMVEQLFGLGLRPRSECHKVLEMCDWNLEQAGCHLLGSCGPAHHK, from the exons aTGCAGCCGGAGGAGGGCACAGGctggctgctggagctgctgTCCGAGGTGCAGCTGCAACAGTACTTCCTGCGGCTCCGCGATGACCTCAATGTTACCCGCCTGTCCCACTTTGAGTATGTCAAGAATGAGGACCTGGAGAAGATTGGCATGGGCCGGCCTG GTCAGCGGCGGTTGTGGGAGGCTGTGAAGAGGAGAAAGGCCATGTGCAAACGCAAGTCTTGGATGAGCAAG GTGTTCAGTGGAAAGCGATTGGAGGCTGAGTTCCCCCCTCATCACTCTCAGAGCACCTTCCGGAAGACCTCACCCACCCCGGGGGGCCCAGCAGGGGAGGGACCCCTACAGAGCCTCACCTGCCTCATTGGGGAAAAGGACCTGCATCTATTCGAGAAGCTAGGAGATGGCTCCTTTGGCGTGGTGCGCAGGGGCGAGTGGGACGCCCCCTCGGGGAAGACG ATGAGTGTGGCTGTGAAGTGCCTGAAGCCTGAcgtgctgagccagccagaggccaTGGACGACTTCATCCGGGAGGTCAACGCCATGCACTCGCTTGACCATCGCAACCTCATTCGCCTCTATGGGGTGGTGCTCACGCCACCCATGAAGATG GTGACGGAGCTGGCGCCGCTAGGATCGTTGTTGGACCGGCTGCGCAAGCACCAGGGCCACTTCCTCCTGGGCACTCTGAGCCGCTACGCTGTGCAGGTGGCGGAGGGCATGGGCTACCTGGAGTCCAAGCGCTTTATTCACCGTGACCTGGCTGCCCGAAATCTGCTGTTGGCCACCCGTGACCTGGTCAAGATCGGGGACTTCGGGTTGATGCGTGCGCTACCCCAGAATGACGACCACTATGTCATGCAAGAGCATCGCAAGGTGCCCTTTGCCTG GTGTGCCCCTGAGAGCCTGAAGACGCGCACCTTCTCCCACGCCAGTGACACCTGGATGTTTGGAGTGACGTTGTGGGAGATGTTCACCTACGGCCAGGAGCCCTGGATCGGCCTCAATGGCAGTCAG ATTCTGCATAAGATTGACAAGGAGGGGGAGCGGCTGCCGCGGCCAGAGGACTGCCCCCAGGATGTCTACAACGTCATGGTCCAGTGCTGGGCCCACAAGCCAGAGGACAGACCCACGTTCGTGGCCCTGCGGGACTTCCTGCTGGAG gcccagcccaccGACATGCGTGCCCTTCAGGACTTTGAGGAACCTGACAAGCTGCACATCCAGATGAACGACGTCATCACCGTCATCGAGGGAAG GGCGGAGAACTACTGGTGGCGCGGCCAGAACACACGGACGCTGTGTGTGGGGCCCTTCCCTCGCAACGTGGTGACCTCCGTGGCTGGCCTGTCGGCCCAGGACATCAGTCAGCCGCTGCAGAACAGCTTCATCCACACAGGACATGGCGACAGCGACCCCCGCCACTGCTGGGGCTTCCCCGACAAGATTGACGA ACTGTACCTGGGAAACCCCATGGACCCTCCTGACCTGCTGAGCGTGGAACTGAGCACCCCCCGGCCCACCCAGCATCTAGGAAGGCTGAAAA AGCCAACCTACGATCCTGTGAGTGAGGACCAGGACCCCCTGTCCAGCGACTTCAAGAGGCTGGGCCTCCGGAAACCAGCCCTGACCCGTGGGCTGTGGCTTGCAAAGCCCTCCGCTCGGGTGCCCGGCACCAAGGCGGGTCGTGGCGGTGGGGGCGAGGTCACACTCATTGACTTTGGCGAGGAGCCCATCGTCCCCACCCCCCGGCCCTGCGCGCCCTCACTGGCACAGCTGGCCATGGACGCCTGTTCCTTACTGGACAAGACCCCGCCGCAGAGCCCCACGCgggccctgccccggcccctgcaCCCCACGCCCGTGGTGGACTGGGACGCGCGCCcgctgcccccgcctcctgcctaCGACGATGTGGCCCAGGATGAGGATGACTTCGAGGTCTGCTCCATCAACAGCACCCTGGTGGGTGCAGGGGTCCGCACTGGGCCCAGCCAGGGCGAAACCAATTACGCCTTTGTGCCTGAGCAGGCACAGCTGCTCCCTCCCCTGGAGGACAATCTGTTCCTCCCACCCCAGGGGGGGAGCAAGCCGCCCAACTCGGCCCAGACCGCAGAGATCTTCCAGGCGCTGCAGCAGGAGTGCATGCGGCAGCTGCGGGTCCCGGCTGGCTCCCTGAGCCCTCCTCCTGGCCCGGCCCCAGCGGGTGAGGACAAGCCCCAGGTGCCGCCCCGTGTGCCCATCCCCCCGAGGCCCACCCGCCCACGGGGCGAGCTGTCTCCAGCCCCCTCAGGTGAGGAGGAGATAGGGCGGTGGCCTGgacccgcctcccctccccgggtgcctccccgggagcccctgtCCCCTCAAGGCTCACGGACCCCTAGCCCCCTGGTTCCACCCGGCGGCTCCCCGCTGCCACCTCGGCTCTCCAGCTCACCTGGGAAGACCATGCCCACCACCCAGAGCTTCGCCTCCGACCCCAAGTACGCCACACCCCAAGTGATCCAGGCACCCGGCCCGCGGGCTGGTCCCTGCATCTTGCCCATTGTCCGCGACGGCAAGAAGGTCAGCAGCACCCACTACTACCTGCTGCCCGAGCGCCCACCCTACCTGGAACGCTATCAGCGCTTCCTGCGTGAGGCTCAGAGCCCTGAAGAGCCGGCCCCCCTGCCCGtgcccctgctgctgcccccGCCCAGCACCCCAGCTCCTGCTGCCCCCACTGCCACCGTTCGACCGATGCCCCAGGCCGCCCCCGACCCCAAGGCCAACTTCTCCACCAACAACAGTAATCCGGGGCCCCGGCCACCAGCCCTGCGGGCCGCTGCTCGGCTGCCAcagaggggctgccctggggacgGGCCGGAGGCTGGACGGCCGGCAGACAAGGTCCAGATG GTGGAGCAGCTCTTTGGGTTGGGTCTGCGGCCGCGAAGCGAGTGCCACAAAGTGCTGGAGATGTGCGACTGGAACTTGGAGCAGGCTGGCTGCCACCTGCTGGGCTCCTGCGGCCCTGCCCACCACAAGTGA
- the TNK2 gene encoding activated CDC42 kinase 1 isoform X16 has protein sequence MPAARRFPGLELSFPLLARLRRRLYTRLGSSSMQPEEGTGWLLELLSEVQLQQYFLRLRDDLNVTRLSHFEYVKNEDLEKIGMGRPGQRRLWEAVKRRKAMCKRKSWMSKVFSGKRLEAEFPPHHSQSTFRKTSPTPGGPAGEGPLQSLTCLIGEKDLHLFEKLGDGSFGVVRRGEWDAPSGKTMSVAVKCLKPDVLSQPEAMDDFIREVNAMHSLDHRNLIRLYGVVLTPPMKMVTELAPLGSLLDRLRKHQGHFLLGTLSRYAVQVAEGMGYLESKRFIHRDLAARNLLLATRDLVKIGDFGLMRALPQNDDHYVMQEHRKVPFAWCAPESLKTRTFSHASDTWMFGVTLWEMFTYGQEPWIGLNGSQILHKIDKEGERLPRPEDCPQDVYNVMVQCWAHKPEDRPTFVALRDFLLEAQPTDMRALQDFEEPDKLHIQMNDVITVIEGRAENYWWRGQNTRTLCVGPFPRNVVTSVAGLSAQDISQPLQNSFIHTGHGDSDPRHCWGFPDKIDELYLGNPMDPPDLLSVELSTPRPTQHLGRLKREPPPRPPQPAIFAQKPTYDPVSEDQDPLSSDFKRLGLRKPALTRGLWLAKPSARVPGTKAGRGGGGEVTLIDFGEEPIVPTPRPCAPSLAQLAMDACSLLDKTPPQSPTRALPRPLHPTPVVDWDARPLPPPPAYDDVAQDEDDFEVCSINSTLVGAGVRTGPSQGETNYAFVPEQAQLLPPLEDNLFLPPQGGSKPPNSAQTAEIFQALQQECMRQLRVPAGSLSPPPGPAPAGEDKPQVPPRVPIPPRPTRPRGELSPAPSGEEEIGRWPGPASPPRVPPREPLSPQGSRTPSPLVPPGGSPLPPRLSSSPGKTMPTTQSFASDPKYATPQVIQAPGPRAGPCILPIVRDGKKVSSTHYYLLPERPPYLERYQRFLREAQSPEEPAPLPVPLLLPPPSTPAPAAPTATVRPMPQAAPDPKANFSTNNSNPGPRPPALRAAARLPQRGCPGDGPEAGRPADKVQMVEQLFGLGLRPRSECHKVLEMCDWNLEQAGCHLLGSCGPAHHK, from the exons ATGCCCGCAGCTCGGCGGTTCCCTGGCCTAgagctctccttccctctcctggcCAGACTGCGGCGCCGCCTGTACACA aggctgggcagcagcagcaTGCAGCCGGAGGAGGGCACAGGctggctgctggagctgctgTCCGAGGTGCAGCTGCAACAGTACTTCCTGCGGCTCCGCGATGACCTCAATGTTACCCGCCTGTCCCACTTTGAGTATGTCAAGAATGAGGACCTGGAGAAGATTGGCATGGGCCGGCCTG GTCAGCGGCGGTTGTGGGAGGCTGTGAAGAGGAGAAAGGCCATGTGCAAACGCAAGTCTTGGATGAGCAAG GTGTTCAGTGGAAAGCGATTGGAGGCTGAGTTCCCCCCTCATCACTCTCAGAGCACCTTCCGGAAGACCTCACCCACCCCGGGGGGCCCAGCAGGGGAGGGACCCCTACAGAGCCTCACCTGCCTCATTGGGGAAAAGGACCTGCATCTATTCGAGAAGCTAGGAGATGGCTCCTTTGGCGTGGTGCGCAGGGGCGAGTGGGACGCCCCCTCGGGGAAGACG ATGAGTGTGGCTGTGAAGTGCCTGAAGCCTGAcgtgctgagccagccagaggccaTGGACGACTTCATCCGGGAGGTCAACGCCATGCACTCGCTTGACCATCGCAACCTCATTCGCCTCTATGGGGTGGTGCTCACGCCACCCATGAAGATG GTGACGGAGCTGGCGCCGCTAGGATCGTTGTTGGACCGGCTGCGCAAGCACCAGGGCCACTTCCTCCTGGGCACTCTGAGCCGCTACGCTGTGCAGGTGGCGGAGGGCATGGGCTACCTGGAGTCCAAGCGCTTTATTCACCGTGACCTGGCTGCCCGAAATCTGCTGTTGGCCACCCGTGACCTGGTCAAGATCGGGGACTTCGGGTTGATGCGTGCGCTACCCCAGAATGACGACCACTATGTCATGCAAGAGCATCGCAAGGTGCCCTTTGCCTG GTGTGCCCCTGAGAGCCTGAAGACGCGCACCTTCTCCCACGCCAGTGACACCTGGATGTTTGGAGTGACGTTGTGGGAGATGTTCACCTACGGCCAGGAGCCCTGGATCGGCCTCAATGGCAGTCAG ATTCTGCATAAGATTGACAAGGAGGGGGAGCGGCTGCCGCGGCCAGAGGACTGCCCCCAGGATGTCTACAACGTCATGGTCCAGTGCTGGGCCCACAAGCCAGAGGACAGACCCACGTTCGTGGCCCTGCGGGACTTCCTGCTGGAG gcccagcccaccGACATGCGTGCCCTTCAGGACTTTGAGGAACCTGACAAGCTGCACATCCAGATGAACGACGTCATCACCGTCATCGAGGGAAG GGCGGAGAACTACTGGTGGCGCGGCCAGAACACACGGACGCTGTGTGTGGGGCCCTTCCCTCGCAACGTGGTGACCTCCGTGGCTGGCCTGTCGGCCCAGGACATCAGTCAGCCGCTGCAGAACAGCTTCATCCACACAGGACATGGCGACAGCGACCCCCGCCACTGCTGGGGCTTCCCCGACAAGATTGACGA ACTGTACCTGGGAAACCCCATGGACCCTCCTGACCTGCTGAGCGTGGAACTGAGCACCCCCCGGCCCACCCAGCATCTAGGAAGGCTGAAAA GGGAGCCTCCACCTCGCCCACCTCAGCCTGCCATCTTCGCTCAGA AGCCAACCTACGATCCTGTGAGTGAGGACCAGGACCCCCTGTCCAGCGACTTCAAGAGGCTGGGCCTCCGGAAACCAGCCCTGACCCGTGGGCTGTGGCTTGCAAAGCCCTCCGCTCGGGTGCCCGGCACCAAGGCGGGTCGTGGCGGTGGGGGCGAGGTCACACTCATTGACTTTGGCGAGGAGCCCATCGTCCCCACCCCCCGGCCCTGCGCGCCCTCACTGGCACAGCTGGCCATGGACGCCTGTTCCTTACTGGACAAGACCCCGCCGCAGAGCCCCACGCgggccctgccccggcccctgcaCCCCACGCCCGTGGTGGACTGGGACGCGCGCCcgctgcccccgcctcctgcctaCGACGATGTGGCCCAGGATGAGGATGACTTCGAGGTCTGCTCCATCAACAGCACCCTGGTGGGTGCAGGGGTCCGCACTGGGCCCAGCCAGGGCGAAACCAATTACGCCTTTGTGCCTGAGCAGGCACAGCTGCTCCCTCCCCTGGAGGACAATCTGTTCCTCCCACCCCAGGGGGGGAGCAAGCCGCCCAACTCGGCCCAGACCGCAGAGATCTTCCAGGCGCTGCAGCAGGAGTGCATGCGGCAGCTGCGGGTCCCGGCTGGCTCCCTGAGCCCTCCTCCTGGCCCGGCCCCAGCGGGTGAGGACAAGCCCCAGGTGCCGCCCCGTGTGCCCATCCCCCCGAGGCCCACCCGCCCACGGGGCGAGCTGTCTCCAGCCCCCTCAGGTGAGGAGGAGATAGGGCGGTGGCCTGgacccgcctcccctccccgggtgcctccccgggagcccctgtCCCCTCAAGGCTCACGGACCCCTAGCCCCCTGGTTCCACCCGGCGGCTCCCCGCTGCCACCTCGGCTCTCCAGCTCACCTGGGAAGACCATGCCCACCACCCAGAGCTTCGCCTCCGACCCCAAGTACGCCACACCCCAAGTGATCCAGGCACCCGGCCCGCGGGCTGGTCCCTGCATCTTGCCCATTGTCCGCGACGGCAAGAAGGTCAGCAGCACCCACTACTACCTGCTGCCCGAGCGCCCACCCTACCTGGAACGCTATCAGCGCTTCCTGCGTGAGGCTCAGAGCCCTGAAGAGCCGGCCCCCCTGCCCGtgcccctgctgctgcccccGCCCAGCACCCCAGCTCCTGCTGCCCCCACTGCCACCGTTCGACCGATGCCCCAGGCCGCCCCCGACCCCAAGGCCAACTTCTCCACCAACAACAGTAATCCGGGGCCCCGGCCACCAGCCCTGCGGGCCGCTGCTCGGCTGCCAcagaggggctgccctggggacgGGCCGGAGGCTGGACGGCCGGCAGACAAGGTCCAGATG GTGGAGCAGCTCTTTGGGTTGGGTCTGCGGCCGCGAAGCGAGTGCCACAAAGTGCTGGAGATGTGCGACTGGAACTTGGAGCAGGCTGGCTGCCACCTGCTGGGCTCCTGCGGCCCTGCCCACCACAAGTGA